In Sphingomonas psychrotolerans, the following proteins share a genomic window:
- a CDS encoding response regulator has protein sequence MQLAHALDLETRILIVDDDPGIRELTAGFLSQHGYVVDTAAGGAEMREAMAAQEYALVVLDLMMPGEDGLTILRAMDRETGPAVILHSVIGEDVDRIVGLEMGADDYVAKPANPRELLARIRSVLRRSGSGERAAAKIPDRRFLRFAGWRLDPVARQLYDPENVIINLSDGEFRLLLALAERPRRVMTRDMLLDLSRGPTAEHFDRAIDVQMSRLRKKLTRPGREELIRTIRNEGYMFVAEVSAK, from the coding sequence ATGCAGTTAGCCCACGCCCTGGACCTCGAGACCCGCATCCTCATCGTCGACGACGATCCCGGAATCCGCGAACTGACCGCGGGGTTCCTGTCGCAGCACGGCTATGTCGTCGATACCGCCGCCGGCGGCGCAGAGATGCGCGAAGCGATGGCGGCACAGGAATATGCCCTCGTGGTGCTCGATCTGATGATGCCGGGCGAGGACGGGCTCACCATCCTGCGCGCGATGGACCGCGAGACCGGTCCGGCGGTGATCCTGCATTCGGTGATCGGCGAGGACGTCGATCGTATCGTCGGGCTCGAGATGGGCGCGGACGATTATGTCGCCAAGCCGGCCAATCCGCGCGAGCTGCTCGCGCGGATCCGCTCGGTGCTGCGGCGCAGCGGCAGCGGCGAGCGCGCGGCGGCGAAGATACCCGATCGCCGGTTCCTCCGCTTCGCCGGGTGGCGGCTCGATCCGGTGGCGCGGCAGCTCTACGATCCCGAAAACGTGATCATCAATCTTTCCGACGGTGAGTTTCGGCTGCTGCTCGCTCTCGCCGAGCGCCCGAGACGGGTGATGACCCGCGACATGCTGCTCGATCTGTCACGCGGGCCCACCGCCGAGCATTTCGACCGCGCGATCGACGTGCAGATGAGCCGCCTGAGAAAGAAGCTCACCCGGCCCGGGCGCGAGGAGCTGATCCGGACGATCCGCAACGAAGGCTATATGTTCGTCGCCGAAGTTTCGGCGAAGTGA
- a CDS encoding response regulator, translated as MNILFIEDDPMNRRVVKDMLDVAGATMAEASWAEEGLERIDAENFDVILVDLRMPGTDGFETIRRIRARGDVKAELPIIVVTADTAIDLRERCLALGADDVLFKPVAMDALFDSIGRVLASRSGGILA; from the coding sequence ATGAACATCCTGTTCATCGAGGATGACCCGATGAACCGTCGGGTCGTGAAGGACATGCTCGACGTGGCCGGCGCGACCATGGCCGAGGCGAGCTGGGCGGAGGAAGGTCTCGAAAGGATCGACGCCGAGAATTTCGACGTCATTCTCGTCGATCTGCGAATGCCCGGGACCGACGGCTTCGAGACGATCCGCCGCATCCGCGCGCGCGGCGACGTCAAGGCCGAGTTGCCGATCATCGTCGTCACTGCGGACACCGCGATCGACTTGCGCGAACGCTGCCTCGCACTCGGCGCCGACGACGTGTTGTTCAAGCCGGTGGCGATGGACGCGCTGTTCGATTCGATCGGCCGGGTGCTGGCCAGCCGCAGCGGCGGCATCCTCGCCTGA
- a CDS encoding MFS transporter has protein sequence MASLAPARTSRLRSILGGSAGNLVEWYDWYAYSAFTLYFAPHFFPKGDQTAQLLNAAAVFAVGFLMRPIGGWLMGVYGDRHGRKAGLTLSVTLMCAGSLIIALTPGYETIGAAAPTLLVIARLMQGLSVGGEYGASATYLSEMAGKKHRGFFSSFQYVTLISGQLVALLVLLVLQASLSAAALDAWGWRIPFAIGGALAVVVFWLRRRLAETESFENARGEGRRSGLFALFREHPREAAVVMLLTAGGTLAFYAYSIYLQKFLVNTAGFDRTTASQINAAALFCFMAIQPLAGALSDRIGRKPLMVAFGVLGVLLTWPIFTTLESVRNPFAAFGIMLGALVIVTGYTSINAVVKAELFPAHIRTLGVALPYALANALFGGTAEYVALWFKGAGWERGFYWYVTAMIGISLITYLKMRDTAKHSRILED, from the coding sequence ATGGCATCCCTGGCACCTGCTCGCACGTCCCGCCTGCGATCGATCCTCGGCGGGTCGGCGGGCAATCTCGTCGAATGGTATGACTGGTACGCCTATTCGGCGTTCACGCTCTATTTCGCGCCGCATTTCTTTCCGAAGGGCGACCAGACCGCGCAGTTGCTGAACGCTGCCGCGGTGTTCGCGGTAGGCTTTCTGATGCGGCCGATCGGCGGCTGGCTGATGGGGGTCTATGGCGACCGCCACGGACGCAAGGCGGGGCTGACCTTGTCGGTGACCCTGATGTGCGCGGGCTCGCTGATCATCGCACTGACGCCGGGATATGAGACGATCGGCGCGGCCGCGCCGACGCTGCTGGTGATCGCGCGGCTGATGCAGGGGCTGTCGGTCGGCGGCGAATATGGCGCGAGCGCGACCTATCTCTCCGAGATGGCGGGCAAGAAGCACCGCGGCTTCTTCTCGAGCTTCCAATATGTGACATTGATCTCGGGGCAGCTGGTCGCCTTGCTGGTGCTGCTGGTGCTGCAGGCGAGCCTGAGCGCGGCCGCTCTCGATGCGTGGGGCTGGCGGATCCCGTTCGCGATCGGCGGGGCGCTGGCGGTGGTGGTGTTCTGGCTGCGGCGGCGGCTGGCCGAGACCGAAAGCTTCGAAAATGCGCGCGGTGAGGGCCGGCGATCGGGGCTGTTCGCCTTGTTCCGCGAGCACCCGCGCGAGGCGGCGGTGGTGATGCTGCTCACCGCGGGCGGCACGCTCGCTTTCTATGCCTATTCGATCTACCTGCAGAAATTCCTCGTCAACACCGCGGGCTTCGATCGCACGACCGCTTCGCAGATCAACGCGGCGGCGCTGTTCTGCTTCATGGCGATCCAGCCACTGGCGGGGGCGCTCTCGGACCGGATCGGACGCAAGCCGCTGATGGTGGCGTTCGGAGTGCTGGGTGTGCTGCTGACCTGGCCGATCTTCACGACGCTGGAGAGCGTGCGCAACCCGTTCGCGGCGTTCGGGATCATGCTCGGTGCGCTGGTGATCGTCACCGGCTATACGTCGATCAACGCAGTGGTGAAGGCGGAACTGTTCCCCGCGCACATCCGCACACTTGGTGTGGCACTGCCTTATGCGCTGGCCAATGCGCTGTTCGGCGGGACGGCGGAATATGTCGCCTTGTGGTTCAAGGGCGCGGGCTGGGAGCGCGGCTTCTATTGGTACGTCACCGCGATGATCGGGATTTCGCTGATAACCTATCTCAAAATGCGCGACACTGCGAAGCATTCGCGGATATTGGAGGATTGA
- a CDS encoding ATP-binding protein — MTRILLRALVLAFALIASQAASARDPDFPKPLAAQIQAAKESMMADQAQTLRHVALVDAMARRIPDRRQRILALATARWLGAEAHLRSNGADRAAPMLDDALRLIGNISTPTKLRGDLLMSQGVLHMQRNAPVAALSNYQEAFRVFAAVNEPRSQAIALQNIGALYSMATDDRRAEQYYRQAAEIYDGDPALLLSLRNRRGNILATLGRFDEAGKEYEAALAIARQLDGPLLEARVLVNLARNQVKLRHFDAADRTLARGFKLVGDADSDLLRRHLLATAAGLAAERGDKAKAVRLIAECFAGVDLTTTTGDYRIAHAFAYGILRDAGSTRLALAHLEAMKRLDDEATKVATSTGAALMAARFNYAEQQARIQTLKAEEARRTAAFQRTLFFGIGGATLVIIALLSFGLITLRRSRNQIRATNIVLADTNVALEKALKAKTEFLATTSHEIRTPLNGILGMTQVMLADPKLGPELRDRIGIVHGAGVTMRSLVDDILDVAKMETGNLTVDAAPMDLCATLREVTRLWDEQARSKGLSFRLELSHAPGWIVSDAGRLRQIVFNLLSNAIKFTERGGVTLRALAEGEGEARRLRLVVSDTGIGIPPEKFEEVFESFRQVDAGTTRKFGGTGLGLTICRNLARALGGDISVDSIEGQGTVFTTDLPLTLAEAPAEDGSGIVRSGAAMVILDRNPIARSTLRTLLEPRLTSLRFAVTADEAHALIAEATTTHLLVDEATLKAGEDDPMEILGKLTAAIAPGNSAVLWGKPDASIRAQLLAAGVGAIVEKPISGAALIAALVPDPEENLKAGRGDRLVSQAA, encoded by the coding sequence GTGACGCGCATCCTGCTTCGCGCGCTCGTTCTGGCCTTCGCCTTGATCGCGAGCCAGGCCGCATCGGCGCGCGACCCGGATTTCCCCAAACCGCTCGCAGCACAGATTCAGGCGGCCAAGGAAAGCATGATGGCCGATCAGGCGCAAACGCTGCGCCATGTCGCGTTGGTAGATGCGATGGCGCGCCGGATCCCGGACCGGCGCCAGCGGATCCTCGCGCTCGCCACCGCGCGCTGGCTGGGCGCCGAGGCGCATCTGCGCAGCAACGGCGCGGACCGTGCTGCGCCAATGCTGGACGATGCGCTCCGGCTCATCGGCAACATCTCCACTCCCACCAAGCTGCGCGGGGACCTGCTGATGTCGCAGGGCGTGCTGCACATGCAGCGCAACGCGCCGGTCGCGGCGCTGTCCAATTACCAAGAGGCGTTTCGCGTCTTCGCCGCCGTCAACGAGCCGCGCAGCCAGGCCATAGCGCTTCAGAATATCGGCGCGCTCTACAGCATGGCGACCGACGATCGCCGCGCCGAACAATATTATCGGCAAGCGGCAGAAATATACGATGGCGATCCGGCGCTGTTGCTGTCGCTTCGAAACCGGCGCGGCAACATTCTCGCGACGCTCGGCCGGTTCGATGAGGCCGGCAAGGAATATGAGGCGGCGCTGGCGATCGCCCGCCAGCTCGACGGCCCCCTGCTCGAAGCGCGCGTTCTGGTGAATCTCGCCCGCAACCAGGTGAAGCTCAGGCATTTCGACGCCGCGGATCGCACTCTCGCGCGCGGCTTCAAGCTCGTCGGGGATGCAGATTCCGATCTCTTGCGCCGTCACCTGCTCGCGACCGCCGCCGGACTGGCTGCCGAGCGGGGCGACAAGGCCAAAGCGGTGCGCCTGATCGCCGAATGCTTCGCCGGCGTAGATCTGACCACGACGACGGGCGATTATCGCATCGCCCACGCCTTTGCCTACGGGATCCTGCGCGATGCAGGGTCGACCCGGCTGGCGCTGGCGCATCTCGAGGCGATGAAGCGGCTCGACGACGAAGCCACCAAGGTCGCCACGTCCACCGGCGCGGCGCTCATGGCCGCGCGCTTCAACTATGCCGAGCAACAGGCGCGCATCCAGACGCTCAAGGCCGAGGAGGCCCGGCGCACCGCGGCATTCCAGCGCACCTTGTTCTTCGGCATCGGCGGCGCCACGCTCGTCATCATTGCATTGCTCAGCTTCGGCCTGATCACGCTGCGCCGCAGCCGCAACCAGATCCGCGCGACCAACATCGTTCTCGCCGACACCAATGTTGCGCTCGAAAAGGCGCTGAAGGCCAAGACCGAGTTCCTCGCCACCACCAGCCACGAGATCCGCACGCCCTTGAACGGCATTCTCGGCATGACCCAGGTGATGCTCGCCGATCCGAAGCTCGGGCCCGAACTGCGCGACCGTATCGGCATCGTTCACGGCGCCGGGGTGACGATGCGCAGCCTCGTCGACGACATTCTCGACGTCGCCAAGATGGAGACCGGCAACCTCACCGTCGATGCCGCGCCGATGGACCTGTGCGCGACCCTGCGCGAAGTGACGCGACTGTGGGACGAGCAGGCACGCAGCAAGGGGCTGAGCTTCCGCCTCGAGCTCAGCCACGCCCCCGGCTGGATCGTCAGCGACGCGGGGCGCCTGCGCCAGATCGTGTTCAATCTGCTGTCCAACGCGATCAAGTTCACCGAACGCGGCGGCGTCACGCTGCGCGCGCTGGCCGAAGGCGAGGGCGAGGCACGCCGCCTTCGGCTCGTCGTCAGCGATACCGGCATCGGCATTCCGCCCGAGAAGTTCGAGGAAGTCTTCGAATCCTTCCGTCAGGTCGATGCCGGCACCACGCGGAAGTTCGGCGGCACCGGGCTCGGTCTCACCATCTGTCGTAATCTCGCCCGCGCATTGGGGGGCGATATCTCGGTGGACAGCATCGAGGGGCAGGGCACTGTCTTCACCACGGATCTGCCGCTCACGCTCGCCGAGGCTCCGGCCGAAGACGGATCGGGCATCGTCCGCAGCGGCGCCGCGATGGTCATCCTCGATCGCAATCCGATCGCGCGCAGCACGCTCCGCACCCTGCTGGAGCCGCGGCTGACCTCGCTGCGCTTCGCCGTGACGGCGGACGAAGCGCACGCACTGATCGCCGAGGCCACCACTACCCACCTGCTCGTCGACGAGGCAACGCTCAAGGCAGGCGAGGATGACCCGATGGAAATACTCGGGAAACTCACCGCCGCCATCGCGCCGGGCAACAGCGCCGTCCTGTGGGGGAAGCCCGACGCCTCGATCCGGGCACAGCTTCTCGCCGCGGGCGTCGGTGCCATCGTTGAAAAGCCGATCTCGGGCGCGGCATTGATCGCCGCACTCGTTCCGGATCCGGAAGAAAATTTGAAGGCGGGCCGCGGCGACCGTCTTGTGTCCCAGGCGGCTTAG
- a CDS encoding DUF6471 domain-containing protein — protein MRNKVSRGKFTAVFLLQCLEAIGTSDLRL, from the coding sequence ATCAGGAACAAGGTCAGCCGGGGCAAATTCACGGCGGTGTTTCTACTGCAATGTCTGGAAGCGATTGGAACAAGCGACTTACGCCTGTAG
- a CDS encoding ATP-binding protein has product MRRPRSITLPIVLLVIAAALIATTVQFTSMFSGPPPWFRPTPIARVAEALRTGRVPDNARGIEVTRISEDRFGRSEERSSPARDAAIAALIPAPANRMQGFYEFPPRDPDSDIFGSFTVGLRDGDGWILVSTAPPPTFTSWHFRRLAGMLITLAVLSVLAWYVARRISRPIRELAHAATRARLGARPTIPHGGPREVRELAEAVEAMQDRILQQAEGRTAMLAAIAHDLGTPLSRIAFWVEQLPEAARDRASADIDEMRAMLGAVLRFTRDDRSREQHARLDLGSLIESLGDDLAAAGVLVDVDLGPRVIIEGDPVALRRLFTNLVENAVRYGDRARLCWSVSAGWAEVLVEDEGPGFPAGRAEALFAPFVRGEASRNRATGGTGLGLAIVRSIAEAHGGEVLLTNRDAGGGRVRVRLPAE; this is encoded by the coding sequence GTGAGGCGCCCGCGCTCGATCACTCTTCCGATCGTGTTGCTGGTGATCGCGGCGGCACTGATCGCGACGACGGTGCAGTTCACATCGATGTTCAGCGGCCCGCCGCCGTGGTTTCGGCCGACGCCGATCGCGCGCGTGGCGGAGGCGCTGCGCACCGGCCGAGTGCCCGACAACGCCCGCGGGATCGAGGTCACCCGCATCAGCGAGGACCGGTTCGGCCGCAGCGAGGAACGGTCCTCGCCCGCGCGCGACGCCGCGATCGCCGCACTGATCCCCGCCCCCGCGAACCGGATGCAGGGCTTTTACGAGTTCCCGCCGCGCGACCCCGACAGCGACATCTTTGGCAGCTTCACCGTGGGTCTGCGCGACGGCGACGGCTGGATCCTCGTCTCGACCGCGCCGCCGCCGACGTTCACCAGCTGGCATTTCCGGCGACTGGCGGGGATGCTGATCACGCTGGCAGTGTTGTCGGTGCTCGCCTGGTATGTCGCGCGGCGGATCTCGCGGCCGATCCGCGAGCTCGCCCATGCCGCCACGCGGGCGCGGCTCGGCGCGCGGCCGACGATCCCGCATGGCGGCCCGAGGGAAGTGCGCGAACTCGCCGAGGCGGTCGAGGCGATGCAGGACCGCATCCTCCAGCAGGCCGAGGGCCGCACGGCGATGCTCGCGGCGATCGCGCACGATCTCGGCACGCCGCTCTCGCGCATCGCTTTCTGGGTCGAGCAGCTCCCCGAGGCAGCGCGCGACCGCGCATCCGCCGATATCGACGAGATGCGGGCGATGCTGGGCGCGGTGCTGCGCTTCACCCGCGACGACCGCAGCCGCGAGCAGCATGCGCGGCTCGATCTGGGCAGCCTGATCGAGAGCCTTGGCGACGATCTCGCCGCGGCGGGAGTGCTAGTCGACGTCGATCTCGGCCCGCGGGTGATCATCGAGGGCGATCCGGTGGCGCTGCGCCGGCTGTTCACCAATCTGGTCGAGAATGCCGTGCGCTATGGCGATCGCGCGCGACTGTGCTGGTCGGTATCCGCCGGCTGGGCCGAGGTGCTGGTCGAGGACGAAGGGCCGGGCTTTCCCGCCGGCCGCGCCGAGGCCCTGTTCGCGCCGTTCGTGCGCGGCGAGGCTTCGCGCAACCGGGCGACCGGCGGCACCGGGCTGGGGCTGGCGATCGTGCGGTCGATCGCCGAGGCGCATGGCGGGGAGGTATTGCTGACGAACCGCGATGCGGGCGGCGGGCGGGTCCGGGTGCGGCTGCCGGCGGAGTGA
- a CDS encoding dioxygenase family protein, whose product MHQDIHEHDFGLAHDLQAINALASRRRALRWFAGAGAGALLTACDGSDSAGAVVTPTPSPGASATPTPGPTSTPTPTAGCVADPSETNGPYPADGTNTSSGLTSNALTAANVVRSDIRPSFIGSSAAVAAGVQVTLTLTVVNVNSACAPLAGYAVYLWHCDRDGKYSLYDLPNESYLRGVGVTDANGQVSFTTIFPGCYAGRWPHIHFEVFSSLSNATSGRYAALVSQLAMPAAACSEVYNNAGGYGTSLRNLGGVSLSGDNVFGDNASAQIAQQTPAMSGSAAVGYTATAVIGLAL is encoded by the coding sequence TTGCATCAAGACATTCACGAACACGATTTCGGCCTCGCGCATGATCTTCAGGCGATCAACGCCCTCGCCAGCCGCCGCCGGGCGCTGCGCTGGTTCGCGGGGGCCGGCGCGGGGGCTTTGCTGACGGCGTGCGACGGCAGCGATAGCGCCGGCGCCGTGGTGACGCCCACGCCTTCGCCCGGCGCCAGCGCCACTCCGACACCAGGTCCGACTTCGACGCCGACTCCGACTGCGGGCTGCGTCGCCGACCCGAGCGAGACCAACGGCCCCTACCCTGCCGACGGCACCAATACGTCCAGCGGGCTCACTTCGAATGCGCTGACTGCCGCCAATGTGGTTCGCAGCGACATCCGGCCGAGCTTCATCGGCAGCTCAGCCGCGGTGGCCGCGGGGGTGCAGGTGACGCTCACCCTGACCGTGGTGAACGTCAATTCGGCATGCGCGCCGCTGGCAGGCTATGCCGTCTATCTGTGGCACTGCGACCGCGACGGGAAATATTCGCTCTACGATCTTCCCAACGAGAGCTATTTGCGCGGCGTGGGGGTGACCGATGCCAACGGACAGGTAAGCTTCACGACGATCTTCCCAGGCTGCTATGCCGGGCGCTGGCCGCACATTCATTTCGAAGTCTTTTCGAGCCTGAGCAATGCGACCAGCGGGCGCTATGCGGCGCTCGTCTCGCAGCTGGCGATGCCGGCGGCGGCGTGCAGCGAGGTCTATAACAATGCCGGCGGCTATGGCACCAGCCTGCGCAACCTGGGGGGCGTATCGCTGTCGGGGGACAATGTCTTCGGCGACAATGCGAGCGCGCAGATCGCGCAGCAGACGCCGGCGATGAGCGGCAGCGCGGCAGTTGGCTATACCGCGACGGCGGTGATCGGGCTGGCCCTATAA